Proteins from a single region of Punica granatum isolate Tunisia-2019 chromosome 8, ASM765513v2, whole genome shotgun sequence:
- the LOC116187679 gene encoding mitogen-activated protein kinase kinase kinase 1-like, whose translation MDSSVHRRKPRLERRNAAKNFDYDPSLVSSSTEDSPSPSSLRTRSLELNDQTSFRVEGNDGEFDRICRSLGLSIDDFAIPVAAWQASKIRSSSDITPRSRLNRLSSPNKKESEGVPAELKQSEPTELAKTSEPLVVSEVRSRDHYRDRERDQGTDRVGIREVTVSTPNLLPEPIRSKVTTKESIGIKGVRPPVLKAPPSKNPPVIDNVSSTWDIYRGFGPDDDRNQPSSVILSYFDEEDVKDVEQVVERPREKATEAVEEQDLFTTSNDDDTSSSTTEPTNISPNGRIKRTITYWEKGGLLGSGSFGSVYEGIAEDGFFFAVKEVSLLNQGDQGKESIIQLEQEIALLSQFEHENIVQYYGTDKDNSNLYIFIEFVTKGSLANLYKTYNLRDSQVSAYTRQILSGLKYLHDRNVIHRDIKCANILVDVNGFVKLADFGLAKATKLNDIKSCKGTPFWMAPEVVKPKKQGYGLPADIWSLGCTVLEMLTRQIPYSNLEWMQAIFKIGRGEPPPIPDTLSRDARDFILKCLQVNPNDRPTAVELLDHPFVKRPLIAPSPSGSPAPYYFMNRRN comes from the exons ATGGATTCGAGTGTTCACCGGAGGAAACCGCGCCTTGAGCGCCGGAATGCAGCCAAGAACTTTGATTACGACCCAAGTTTGGTCTCGTCTTCCACGGAGGATTCTCCTTCACCTTCTTCTCTCCGGACTAGGTCGCTCGAATTGAATGATCAGACCAGCTTTCGGGTTGAAGGAAATGATGGGGAGTTTGATCGGATTTGCCGCTCCTTAGGGCTGTCCATTGACGACTTTGCCATCCCCGTGGCGGCCTGGCAGGCGAGCAAGATCCGGTCGTCATCGGATATCACTCCCCGGTCTAGACTGAACCGGTTGAGCTCTCCAAACAAGAAAGAAAGTGAAGGTGTGCCAGCCGAGTTGAAACAGAGTGAGCCGACTGAGTTGGCCAAAACCAGTGAGCCCTTGGTAGTGTCAGAAGTTAGATCTAGGGATCATTATAGGGACAGGGAGAGGGATCAGGGCACGGACAGAGTTGGAATCAGAGAGGTAACTGTGTCCACTCCAAATTTGTTACCTGAGCCAATTCGAAGTAAGGTCACCACAAAAGAATCCATTGGGATTAAGGGGGTAAGACCTCCGGTGTTAAAAGCGCCTCCTTCAAAGAACCCCCCAGTAATAGACAATGTGAGTTCCACTTGGGACATATACAGGGGTTTTGGGCCCGATGATGATAGAAACCAACCAAGCTCTGTGATCCTATCATattttgatgaagaagatgtcAAAGATGTAGAACAAGTTGTTGAGAGGCCAAGGGAGAAGGCTACAGAAGCCGTAGAGGAGCAGGACTTGTTTACAACCTCAAATGATGATGATACTTCAAGTAGCACCACAGAGCCAACAAACATTTCTCCAAATGGGAGAATTAAGAGGACCATCACATATTGGGAGAAAGGTGGTCTTTTGGGTAGCGGGTCATTTGGGTCAGTTTATGAAGGAATAGCCGA GGATGGATTCTTTTTTGCTGTGAAGGAAGTTTCCTTGCTTAACCAAGGGGATCAAGGGAAGGAAAGCATTATACAACTGGAGCAA GAGATTGCTCTGCTAAGTCAGTTTGAACATGAGAACATAGTTCAATATTATGGCACGGATAag GATAATTCGAATCTCTATATTTTTATCGAGTTCGTAACAAAAGGATCCCTTGCAAACCTTTATAAGACATATAATCTTCGGGACTCCCAAGTCTCTGCATACACAAGACAAATATTGAGTGGTCTGAAGTACCTTCATGATCGTAATGTGATACACAG GGACATCAAATGTGCAAATATTCTGGTGGATGTTAATGGGTTTGTAAAGCTCGCAGACTTTGGATTGGCGAAG GCGACGAAATTAAATGATATTAAATCTTGCAAGGGGACTCCATTCTGGATGGCTCCAGAG GTTGTGAAGCCCAAAAAACAAGGTTATGGGCTACCTGCTGATATATGGAGCCTGGGATGCACAGTTCTCGAGATGTTAACTCGGCAAATCCCGTACTCCAACTTGGAATGG ATGCAAGCGATATTTAAGATTGGAAGAGGTGAACCGCCGCCAATTCCTGATACTCTATCGAGAGATGCACGGGATTTCATCTTGAAGTGCCTGCAGGTTAACCCAAATGACCGTCCAACGGCGGTTGAGCTCTTGGACCATCCCTTTGTGAAGAGGCCATTGATCGCTCCTTCACCCTCAGGATCCCCGGCTCCATACTATTTCATGAACAGAAGAAACTAG
- the LOC116215846 gene encoding protein OVEREXPRESSOR OF CATIONIC PEROXIDASE 3 isoform X1: protein MAFAPSMSSSFSAQFFSPLSRKRAGLGFNKPCSLILSYPSHTSAVSLSRSPRRQLGLAVCGAKNKKKAKKKQIIHESPDGEDEDLDDDAFESLFKQLEEDLKNDENLSFDDDDLEISEEDFTRLESELKEALGVDDDIEIFGETKDSEQGEDDDDTADQVDDKDDDDDDDEDGETPVELKRWQLRRLASALKAGRRKTSIKTLASELGLDRSIVLELLRDPPPDLLMMSATLPNEPEQTQLVSEPRAVEVVPNEATKDDAEPETKVKAPLHVMHQRWSAQKRLKKVQVQTLENVYRRTKRPTNAIVSSIVQVTSLPRKRIVKWFEDKRAEDGVPDKRTPYQRPVTETASSVSSVHSK from the exons ATGGCTTTTGCTCCATCAATGAGCTCTTCGTTCTCTGCTCAGTTCTTCTCTCCGCTGAGCAGAAAACGTGCTGGCCTCGGCTTCAACAAGCCCTGCAGCCTTATTCTCTCGTACCCGTCCCACACCTCCGCTGTCTCCCTCTCACGCTCACCCCGTCGGCAGCTCGGTCTTGCAGTCTGCGGGgcgaagaacaagaagaaggcGAAGAAGAAG CAAATCATACATGAGAGTCCTGACGGTGAAGATGAAGACTTGGATGATGATGCCTTCGAATCACTTTTTAAGCAACTGGAAGAAGATCTTAAGAATGATGAAAACCTTTCATTTGACGATGACGACCTCGAGATAAGCGAGGAGGACTTTACTAGACTGGAGAGCGAGTTAAAGGAGGCGCTGGGGGTCGATGATGACATCGAAATTTTCGGTGAAACTAAAGATAGTGAGCAAGgggaggatgatgatgatactGCTGACCAGGTCGACGacaaagatgatgatgatgatgatgatgaagatggtGAAACACCTGTAGAGCTAAAGAGGTGGCAGCTTCGGAGATTGGCTTCGGCTTTAAAAGCTGGCCGCAGAAAAACCAGT ATCAAAACTCTTGCCTCTGAGCTCGGTCTTGATCGGTCCATAGTTCTTGAGCTGCTTCGTGATCCCCCTCCGGATCTTCTAATGATGAGTGCCACATTGCCCAATGAACCTGAACAAACACAATTGGTCTCTGAACCTCGAGCAGTGGAAGTTGTTCCGAATGAGGCAACAAAAGATGATGCTGAACCTGAGACCAAGGTGAAGGCACCTCTACATGTAATGCATCAGAGATGGTCTGCCCAAAAGAGACTGAAGAAGGTGCAAGTTCAAACCCTTGAGAATGTTTACAGAAGGACAAAGCGCCCCACC AATGCAATCGTCAGCAGCATTGTGCAAGTGACAAGCCTTCCCCGCAAGAGAATCGTGAAATGGTTCGAAGACAAACGGGCTGAAGATGGTGTTCCCGATAAACGAACACCTTATCAGCGGCCAGTCACAGAAACTGCCTCTTCTGTTTCATCAGTACATAGTAAATAG
- the LOC116215846 gene encoding protein OVEREXPRESSOR OF CATIONIC PEROXIDASE 3 isoform X2, whose translation MAFAPSMSSSFSAQFFSPLSRKRAGLGFNKPCSLILSYPSHTSAVSLSRSPRRQLGLAVCGAKNKKKAKKKQIIHESPDGEDEDLDDDAFESLFKQLEEDLKNDENLSFDDDDLEISEEDFTRLESELKEALGVDDDIEIFGETKDSEQGEDDDDTADQVDDKDDDDDDDEDGETPVELKRWQLRRLASALKAGRRKTSIKTLASELGLDRSIVLELLRDPPPDLLMMSATLPNEPEQTQLVSEPRAVEVVPNEATKDDAEPETKVKAPLHVMHQRWSAQKRLKKVQVQTLENVYRRTKRPTSNYAFLFPVPVNEKKCRMQSSAALCK comes from the exons ATGGCTTTTGCTCCATCAATGAGCTCTTCGTTCTCTGCTCAGTTCTTCTCTCCGCTGAGCAGAAAACGTGCTGGCCTCGGCTTCAACAAGCCCTGCAGCCTTATTCTCTCGTACCCGTCCCACACCTCCGCTGTCTCCCTCTCACGCTCACCCCGTCGGCAGCTCGGTCTTGCAGTCTGCGGGgcgaagaacaagaagaaggcGAAGAAGAAG CAAATCATACATGAGAGTCCTGACGGTGAAGATGAAGACTTGGATGATGATGCCTTCGAATCACTTTTTAAGCAACTGGAAGAAGATCTTAAGAATGATGAAAACCTTTCATTTGACGATGACGACCTCGAGATAAGCGAGGAGGACTTTACTAGACTGGAGAGCGAGTTAAAGGAGGCGCTGGGGGTCGATGATGACATCGAAATTTTCGGTGAAACTAAAGATAGTGAGCAAGgggaggatgatgatgatactGCTGACCAGGTCGACGacaaagatgatgatgatgatgatgatgaagatggtGAAACACCTGTAGAGCTAAAGAGGTGGCAGCTTCGGAGATTGGCTTCGGCTTTAAAAGCTGGCCGCAGAAAAACCAGT ATCAAAACTCTTGCCTCTGAGCTCGGTCTTGATCGGTCCATAGTTCTTGAGCTGCTTCGTGATCCCCCTCCGGATCTTCTAATGATGAGTGCCACATTGCCCAATGAACCTGAACAAACACAATTGGTCTCTGAACCTCGAGCAGTGGAAGTTGTTCCGAATGAGGCAACAAAAGATGATGCTGAACCTGAGACCAAGGTGAAGGCACCTCTACATGTAATGCATCAGAGATGGTCTGCCCAAAAGAGACTGAAGAAGGTGCAAGTTCAAACCCTTGAGAATGTTTACAGAAGGACAAAGCGCCCCACC TCGAATTATGCATTCTTATTTCCCGTTCCTGTGAACGAAAAAAAATGCAGAATGCAATCGTCAGCAGCATTGTGCAAGTGA
- the LOC116187525 gene encoding MAPK kinase substrate protein At1g80180-like — translation MATLQRSAVSFRRQGSSGPVWDDKYYLGEEGESIMELRLKELRPCKSTKAIRTTGMEFDDSNGPDAGLPQVCPRSLSVDSASRGKFSLGLPGVFGKKMKPGKDDQ, via the coding sequence ATGGCAACCCTGCAGAGGTCAGCGGTTTCGTTCAGGAGGCAGGGGTCGTCGGGGCCGGTGTGGGATGATAAGTACTACCTGGGCGAGGAAGGGGAGAGCATTATGGAGCTCAGGCTCAAGGAGCTCCGGCCTTGCAAAAGCACAAAAGCCATCAGGACCACGGGAATGGAGTTTGATGACAGTAACGGCCCTGATGCCGGCCTGCCCCAGGTCTGCCCCCGTAGCCTGTCAGTGGACTCAGCATCGCGTGGAAAGTTCTCCCTGGGCCTGCCGGGTGTGTTcgggaagaagatgaagccGGGGAAGGACGATCAGTAG